The genomic stretch CGATGAAGGCGCGCCTGTCGGTCTCTGCCTCGGCATCGCGCGCCGGTCCGGACGGATCGGTGACGAAATGCGCCAAGGTGATATCGGGCTCACTGGTTTCGCGCTTGCGACGCGTGGCGAAGATCGCGCCGTTGTTGGCGGCGATTTCGGTCTCGACGAACATTTTCGAGAAGGCCGGATGCGCGTTGTCGGAAGCCTCCGAACCGAGCACCAGTTCGGCAAAGGACGTCACCTCGATGTGACGATCGGATGTGCTTTCATTGTAGAGCGTGATGCGACGGCCTTCGCCATTGCCTTCGGAAACGACGATGCATTCGACCTCGGAGCGCAACGTGCCGACCGATTTGACGAAGCTCGCCTTGTCGTCGGAAAATAGGGTCTGTACCTTCTCCTCGGCCGCGCGCTTTGGCTCCGCCGTAGCCGACCACCAGTCGCCAGAGCTGACGTCACGCAGGAAGATGTAGGAGCCCAGGCGGTCCTCGACCGGATCGGGCTGCCAGCGGGTCACCGACAGATCGCCCCAGCGGCTGTAGCCGGAGCCTGTCGCGGTCACCATCACCGAATAGCGGCCGTTCGACATCACATTGGTCGAGCGCAGGGCCCGTAAGGGATCGAGCACGATGCGGGTGTCGGGGCTCTCGGTTTCAGTCTCGTCTTTCGCTCGCTCGTCCGCTTCGGTCCTGACGGTCGCGGTCGGGATGTCGCGCGGCGCCCTTTCCTGCAGCAAGAGTTCAGCCGATTCAATGACCGGATCGCTGTGGAAACGGTCGCGCAGGCGACCCTCGAAGATCGCGTCGGCGACCGCCGCGATCGACATGCCCGAATGGTGGGCATAGTAATTCAGCACGACCGCGTGGTTGGTGCCTTCAGGCACGCGCTGCGGCGTGAAATCGACCGCATCGTAATAGCCATGCGGGCCAAGCGCGCCGATGTCGCGCAGCCGAGCCAGATTCTGCACGGCTTCACGCGGGTTGAACTGCGCCGCCAGGATGGTGGCATAGGGCGCGATCACCGTGTTCTGGCCAAGGCCGCGCTTCAGGCCAAGGCCCGGCACACCGAAATTGGTGTACTGATAGGTCAGTTCCCGGTCGCGGGCATTGTAGGCCGCTTCGGAAATGCCCCACGGCACGTTTTTCTGTCGGCCATACTGGATCTGGCGCTTGATGATCAGCTTGCTGGTCTGGTTGAGGATCGAGCCTTGCGGCTCCTTCATCACCAGCGGCGGCATCAGATACTCGAACATCGAGCCCGACCAGGACATCAGCGCGCCCTGGAAACCGATCTCGACGATCGGGCGGCCGAGCCGGAACCAGTGCTCGGTCGGCAGGTCACCCTTGGCAATGGCGAACAGGCTGGTCAGCCGCGCCTCGGAGGCAAGAAGGTCGTAGCAGCTTTCGTCGAGCTGATGCTCCTCGACGCGATAGCCGATCGACAGCAGCTTGCGCTCCGGCCGCAGCAGGAAGGAGAACTCCATCTCGAAGGCAAAGCGGCGGGTGCGCTCGCGCAAGGTCAGGAGCTTGGCGCGCAGCGCCTCGACGGCATTGTCGTCGCTGTGGGCGTCGTGGACATGCGCCTCGCACGTGGCTTCCAGCCTTGCCGCCCAGTCGACGATAACGTCGCTCGGGGCCGACGCCGCCTCGGTATGGATCGCGGTCGCCAGCTTGCGGATCTCGCCCGCCAGCACGGCGAGGTTGATGGTGCGGATCGAAGCCATTTCCGGCTGCGCCTTGATGGTCTCGACGGCGCGCCGCATGCCGTCCAGACGGTCGACCAGACGCTGGCGCAGAGGCCTGAGCTGCCGGCGGTCGTCAGGCAACTCATCGAGGCTTTCGCTCAGGATCGTCACCGTGTCGAGAATGCCTTCAAAATCGCCCTGGAGGTGGACCGAAGGCGCTTCCGCCCATTCGGCACAGGCAGCCGCCACAGCCACCAGGTGGCCGGCGAGATTGCCGCTGTCGACGGCCGAAATATAGAGCGGATAGAGCGGCTTCAGCGTCGTGGTATCGTACCAGTTGAAGAGATGGCCACGGTGGCGCGGCATGCTCTCGATTGTTGTCATGGTGGCGTCGATGCGGGTGATGGCATCGGACAGGCTGATCCAGCCAAAATCGCGCGCCGAGACGACCGACAGCAGGTAGACACCGACGTTGGTGGGCGACGTGCGTGGAGCCACGACCGGTGCCGGGCTTTCCTGGTAATTGTCCGGCGGAAGATTGTGATGCTCCGCCGTGACGAAGCTTTCGAAATAATGCCAGGTGCGCCGCGCCACGGTGCGCAGCGTGTGGATATCGGCCTGCGATATGCGCAGCCGGTCCTCGGTTTCGGCCGAGCGGCTGATCCAACTGGCGATCGCCGGCGAGCCTATCCAGAACAGGGCGAAGAAGAAGGCGACGAAGGCGCCGGTGGAATCGGCCAGCACCGGAATGGCGAGGCCGACAAAGCCGATAATCACGGCGCCGTACATCATGCCGTAATAGGAGCCGACATCGTTGTCGCCGGCCTTGTGCGCCTGCGAGGCGGTGCGCCACTCCAGCAGATTCTGGCGGCTGACGAACAGGCGGTAGAGCGTGCGCACGATGGCATCGCCCATCATCCAGGCGTTGTGCGCCATCAGCACGATCTTCAGCGCCACCATGGCGGTGCCGAAGGCGACGTCGCGCGCCAGCGCCGAGAAATGGCCGCGCGGCGTCTGGTCGCCGCTCTTGGGCAGGATGGCGTTGACGACGTCGAAGGTCGGCGCCATGAACAGGCTGAGGATCAGCAAGGCCTGCCATTGCGCGGCCTGCGTGAAGGGCAGCAAGGTCCAGCCGGCGATCGCCGCCATCACCCAGAAGATCGGCGTCAGCGAGCGGCGCAGATTGTCGACCATCTTCCAGCGCGACAGGGCCGGAACGCCGGAGCGTGGATCGAGGATGAAGCCCAGCAACTGCCAGTCGCCGCGGGCCCAGCGATGGTGGCGCGAGGCGTCGACCGAGTAGCGGGTCGGATAGTCCTCGACCAGTTCGACGTCGGTGACCAGTGCTGCGCGCGCCAGCGCGCCTTCGAGCAGATCGTGGCTGAGGACGGTGTTTTCCTCGATGCGGCCCTGTAGGGCCGCCTCGAAGGCATCGACGTGATAGAGACCCTTGCCGGTGAAGGACCCGTCGCTGAACACATCCTGATAAAGATCCGAGACGGCGAAGACATAGGGGTCTAGGCCGCGATTGGCCGAAAACACCCGCTGGAAGAACGAGGCTTCGTCGCCTGATGTCAGCGAGGCGGTGATGCGCGGCTGCAGGATCGTGTAGCCGGCGGTGACAACGCGCTTAGCCGCGTCGAAATGCGGACGGTTGAGCGGATGGCAGAGCTTGCCGACAAGGGTAGCCACCGCATCGCGGGTAGTGCGCGTATCGGCATCGAGGGTCATCACATGGACGACTTTTTCCGGCAGCGGCACTTCGAGCGGCAGGAAAGTGGTGTCACTATCGCCACGCAGCAGAAGGTCGAGCTCGTGCAGCTTGCCACGCTTGCGCTCCCAGCCCATCCAGGCTCCTTGAGCGGCGTTGAAGAGCCTGCGGCGGTGCAGGATGTAGAAACGCGGCGCGGCCTCCGAGGGATAGCGGGCATTGAGACGAGCGATCTCGGCGCGGGCATATTCGAGGATCTCGGTGTCGGCCGCATCGATCTCGATCTTGCTGTCGGGCCAATCCGACAACAGCGCGAAATGGATCTCGTCCACCAGATTGGCAAGGTAATGCACTTCGATGTTGCGGATGTTTTCCTCGACATCGTCGCGCGAGCCGATCAGCGAAGGCACAACGACCAAAGTGCGCGCCTCGGGCGGCACGCCGTGCCTGTAGTCATAGCCGATCAGGCGTGTCGGCTTGAGGAAAAGCGAGACCACGGTGTTGAAGAAAGCTAGCGCACCCTCGCTCGCCGGCACGGCAAACAGCGCCAGCATCAGCACGATCGAGGTCACCGACAGGCCGAGATTGGCCAACGCATTACCGGTGAGGACAAGAAGCAGGGCCGTCAGTACGAAGACCGGCAGGACGATGCCAAGCCACCCGGTCTTGGCGAAGGTCCGCTTGGCGATCTGGCTGATCGTCTGCCGATAGCCGATCGCCTTTTCCAGCTCCAGCCGGCGCGGGCCGACGAGGAAGAAGCCGACATCGGTATGTGCGGACGGAGCTGGAACGGAAGCGTCGCCATCGCCAGCCGGTGCATGTTCGCTGGCGGCGCGTTCACTGGCGGCCTGGCCGGCCAGTTCGATGGCCTTTTCGGCGACGCGGTACTCCGAGAGGTTCGAGCGGCGCGCCAGTTCCTCGATCGCGGTGCGGTATTGGTCGCGCGAGAAGAAGTCGAGCGCGGCGAAATCGGTGCGCTCGCGCAGCACGGTATCGATGCGGCTGACGCCTTCGAACCACACCGTCCAGTCGACGTCGTTGATGAGGCGCAGGCCGCGGATGATGTTGCCGGTCGTCACATTGCCGCTGGATAGCGTGTGATGCTCGGAGATGATGATCTCCTCAGCATCGGAGCCGGTCTTTTCAAGCTCGCCTTCCAGCCATTCCAGGGCCTTGCCGGCATTCTGCGATCCATCGCGCAATCGATAAAGCAGTTGGGTGGCGAAGGTGGTGTCCTGCGCGTGGGCCCTGAAATTGGCCAGTATCGCCTGGCGGTCGGCGCTGTCGTCGGTCGCCAGCACCTTGTCGGCCACGTCGTTGGCGATCTGGCGCATCTGGCGGGTGCGATTGACCCTGACCGCCAGCCGGCGGAGATTCTCGATGAGCACGAAGCGCAGCAGCGATGGCAGCGCCCAGAGTTCACCGATCTTCAGCGGCTCGACCGACTGAAAGCCCTGGACGATGGACTTGAACATGGTCGCCGAGACGGAACTGTCCGAATGCGCGACATAGGTCCAGGCCAGCGCCAGCGCCCGCGGCACGATGCCGCCATCAGGTAGTTTCAGCGTCGGCAACTGACGGTAGAAGCGGCGCGGCAGATCGCGTTTGACCTGGAAAATGGTCTCCTCGACGAGGTAGTTGTTGTCCAGCAGCCATTGCGCGGCCGGGGTGATCGTTTCGCCCTTGGCTTGCGCCGCATTGGTCGAACGGTAGACTTCGAGAATCTTCTTGGCACTGTCGCGGATGCGGGCCTGGAAGTCGAACGGGGTCAGGCCGAACAGGTCGGCGAGATCGCCTTTTGCCAGGCTTTCGCCGAGCAGCCGGAGCCGTTCGTCCGGCAGGAATGTCGACCTTATAGGCTCTTCCGTGATTGCCGGGAAGTTCGCGCTGGTCTTCTCGATCTGGGCTGGATTCGTCTGAATATTCATTGAAAATTCCGTAAGCGGGCACACAGCGGCGTCACCGCCACGGCAATGGCCCTAAAACCGGTTCAAATGCAATTGGTTGCATAATCCCACTTGCCGAAAGTTTGTTTCCGCACCACGACAGGGCGTCATCTCTCGGCAAAAATTCCAAGACGAGCACCCCTTTTCCCGTCGAGACCGATCGGCGGAGAGGATTCGGGCTTTTTCGTGATGCCGGCAAGAGCTTACGCTATATTTCGCCGGCAGCGCGATCATGTTTGGAAACAGGCGGTAACCGTTGGCGCGAAGGCGTCAGACCGCGATGGTTATCCGAATGACGAACAGAGTCGTGTCCCGAACGGGCTCAACCCGCAGGATAGGTGCATCCCGCCCGATCAGCAGCGTGTCGAGCGGCTCAAGGCGAATTGACCCGGCGTCGGGGAAAACAGCTTCGCCCTTGTGACAAAGGATGAGAGTTGAACCGGCCTCGGTTGCGATCTCCACGGGCCGCGAAATCGCCAGGCGTTCGACCGAATGCAGCGTGCGGCCGCGGCGGGTCATGACGTTGAGATCGGTGATCACGCCGCCGATCAGGGCGGCGCTGGTCGGCAGGTCGGCCGCGAAGAAGAAAGGCGCCGAAGCCGGTGTCAGCCGCGCCGCCGGCTGACCGGCGACATCGAGCACGATCCCCTCGCCTTCCAACACCGACAACGTGCGATCGATGCCGGCAAAGCTGGAGAACGGCCCGCTACCCTCGACGCGCGCCATCGACACGCGCCAGTCGAAGTCGTCGAGACCGGCGCCGTCTGGCGAGACGGCGATCTCGGTCGTCGTACCGCCGCCGTTCTTCCACGGCATGACGCGGTAGTCGGCGGCACGAAGGATGCGCATGCTTAGCCCTCCGCTATGGCTACGGGCATTCGAAACTCGAAAAGCCGATTCTGCGGCTTTTCGCCTGCCTGCGGCCGGACGTTTCTCACCCGAGAATGCCTGGCAGGTTGAGCTGGTGTTCCCTGGCGCAGTCAATGGCGATGTCGTAGCCGGCATCGGCGTGACGCATGACGCCGGTCGCCGGGTCGTTCCACAGCACCCGCTCCAGCCGCCTTGCGGCGTCCGGCGTGCCGTCGGCAACGATGACCATGCCGGCGTGCTGCGAGAAGCCCATGCCGACGCCGCCGCCATGATGCAGCGACACCCAGGTGGCGCCCGACGCGGTGTTGAGCAGCGCGTTGAGCAGCGGCCAGTCGGACACGGCGTCGGAACCGTCCTTCATCGCTTCCGTCTCACGATTGGGCGAAGCGACCGAGCCCGAATCAAGGTGATCGCGGCCGATCACGACTGGCGCCTTGAGTTCGCCCTTGGCCACCATCTCGTTGAAGGCAAGGCCCAGCCGGTGGCGGTCACCGAGGCCGACCCAGCAGATGCGCGCCGGCAGGCCCTGGAACGCAATGCGCTCGCGCGCCATGTCCAGCCAATTGTGCAGATGGGTGTTGCCGGGGGTGAGTTCGCGCACCTTGGCGTCGGTCTTGTAGATGTCCTCCGGATCGCCGGAGAGTGCCGCCCAACGGAACGGGCCGATGCCGCGGCAGAACAGCGGGCGGATATAGGCCGGCACGAAGCCGGGGAAGGCAAAGGCGTTCTCGAAACCTTCGTCCTTGGCGACTTGGCGGATGTTGTTGCCATAGTCGAGCGTCGGCACGCCGGCGTTCCAGAAAGCCACCATAGCCTCGACGTGTTCGCGCATGGAAGCGCGGGCCGCCTTTTCGACCGCCTTGGGGTCGCTGACGCGCTTCTCGCGCCACTCGGCCATCGTCCAGCCCTTCGGCAGATAGCCGTTGATGGGATCGTGGGCCGAGGTCTGGTCGGTGACCATGTCGGGGCGGATGCCGCGCCTGAACATTTCGGGCACGATCTCAGCCGCATTGCCGAGCAGGCCGACCGACTTCGCCTCGCCGGCCTTGGTCCAGCGCTCGATCATTTCCATCGCTTCGTCGAGCGTCTCCGCCTTCTCGTCGACATAGCGGGTGCGCAAGCGGAAATCGATCGAATCCGGGTTGCATTCGATGGCCAGGCAGCAGGCGCCGGCCATGACGGCGGCCAGCGGCTGGGCGCCGCCCATGCCGCCGAGGCCGCCGGTCAGGATCCATTTGCCCTTGAGGTTGCCGCCATAGTGCTGGCGGCCGGCTTCGACGAAGGTCTCGTAAGTGCCCTGCACGATGCCTTGCGTGCCGATGTAGATCCACGAGCCGGCCGTCATCTGGCCGTACATCATCAAGCCCTTCTTATCGAGCTCGTTGAATTTGTCCCAATTCGCCCAGTGCGGCACGAGGTTGGAATTGGCGATCAGCACACGCGGCGCATCGGCGTGCGTGCGGAACACGCCGACCGGCTTGCCGGACTGCACCAACAGTGTCTCGTCCTCGCCAAGCGTCTTCAGCGAGGCGACGATGCTGTCGAAATCGTTCCAGGTGCGCGCGGCGCGGCCAATGCCGCCATAGACGACCAATTCGTTGGGGTTTTCGGCAACCTCGGGGTCGAGATTGTTCATCAGCATGCGCAGCGGCGCTTCGGTCGTCCAATAGCGGGCGTTGAGCTTGTCGCCGCGCGGCGCACGGACTTCGCGAATGTTGTGGCGAGGATTGTTCATCATTGTCCCTTTCGAATGAGATGCGCGGTGCTGCGAGAGCCTTCGGCGCTGATCCAGGTGACTTGTTCGTGGTCAGGATTGGAGGAATCGATGGTCATGTCGTAGCAAGCCCAGGCATCGGAAGGCGGCCACAGCGAGCAGTACTGATCGCCGCGGACGTCCCAGCGGCCTATCTGGTGACTCTCGCCTCTGGCATAGCTGGTGGCGCCGCCGTCATCGAAGTCCTGGGACCAGCCGTCACCCTGGACACGCGCCCCCTTCAGGTCGGCGAGAATTTCCGGACCCTTCATCGCCACCTCGGCGGCGGCCGCGGAAACAATCGCAGTTGAAAGCAGCCCAGCGGCGAGAAGGAATGTCCTGACATGTACGGCCATTGCGTTCCTCCTAAAAATTGCCGATCAGCCGTGCGCCCAGGCAATCGCGGTTTTCAGAATGGTCTCCAGCGTTGCGCGTATCGGCGCAGCGAAATCGGCGTCATAGGGTACTGGCCAATTGTCCGGCTCACCCTTTTCCTCGGTCTCGCGCATGTAGCCGCGGTTGGACAGCTCCATCTGCAAGGCGTGGACACCCTGTTGCGGTTGGCCAAAATGGCGTGTGATCCAGCCGCCCTTGAAGCGACCGTTGACGACAGAGGTTTCGCCGGTTTCGGCCATGATCTGGCTGACCATTGCCTGCAGATTCGGATCAGCGCTCTTGCCGTCATTGGTGCCTAGGTTGAACACTGGCAGCGCGCCTTCGAACAGGCGCGGCAGCACCGAGCGAATAGAGTGGCAATCGTAGAGGACGATCTTGTCGTGCAGGCCTCGCAGCCGGTCGATCTCGGCCTGCAAGGCGGCATGGTACGGCACGAAGAATTTTTCGCGACGCTCGTCGACCTCCGACGGCCCCGGCTCTTCGCCCTCGCGGTAGAGCGGATCACCATCGAATGTCTCGGTCGGGCACAGGCCGGTCGTGGCCTGGCCCGGGTAGAGCGAGGCGCCGGACGGATCGCGGTTGACGTCGATGACGGTGCGCGAGATCGCGGTGTGGACGACGGTGGCGCCGAGGCTGCCGGCGAAGTCATAGAGGTTATCGATCCACCAGTCGCAATCGCGGCGGCCGAGCCAGGGCGAGACCAGCCGACTTTCGAGGCCGGCAAGGTCGATGCCGGTGTGCGGGATCGACACCAGCAGGGGTGCCGTGCCTTGGCTGACGGTGAGCCAGGGTGTGGCGGCCATCACGCCGCTCCCGAAATCGACGGCAGCGCCACCGCGCCTGCAGCCCTGACGGTCGCGCCACTGCGCACCATGGCGATTGCCTTTTCCATGTCGGGATGAAAGTGCCGGTCATTGTCGAGATGCGGCACTTCGGCCCGGACCAGCTTGCGCACGGCCTCCAGCGCATCGCTCGACGGCAGCGGCTGGTGGAAATCGCACCCTTGCGCGGCGGCCAGCAATTCGATGCCGATCACAGCCGTCGCATTCTCGACCATGCCGATCAGCCGGCGCGCGCCGTGCGCGGCCATCGAAACGTGGTCTTCCTGATTGGCCGACGTCGGGATCGAATCGACGCTGGCCGGATAGGCCTTCTGCTTGTTTTCGGAGACGAGTGCCGCCGCCGTCACCTGAGGGATCATGAAGCCGGAGTTTAGGCCGGGCTTCGGCGTCAGGAAGGCCGGCATGCCGGACAGCGCAGGGTCGACCAGCATGGCGATGCGGCGTTCGGACAGCGAGCCGATCTCGCAGACAGCAAGCGCGATCATATCGGCGGCGAAAGCCACCGGCTCGGCGTGGAAATTGCCGCCGGAGAGCGCGGTATCGTCCTCGGCGAAGATCAGCGGATTGTCGGTGACGCCATTGGCCTCCGTGCCCAGCGTGTCCGCCGCCTGACGCAGCACGGTGAGTGCGGCGCCCATGACCTGTGGCTGGCAACGCAGGCAATAGGGATCCTGCACGCGCTCGTCGCCGACACGGTGTGATTCACGGATGGCGCTGCCGGCCATCAGACTGCGCAGCGCGTCAGCCGTCTCGATCTGGCCGGGATGCTTCCTCAGCACATGGATACGCGGATCGAACGGGGCGTCGGAACCCTTTGCCGCGTCGGTCGACAGCGCGCCGGCCACCAGCGCCGACTGGTAGAGCACCTCGGCCTCGAACAAAGCGGCAAGCGCATAGGCGGTCGAGAACTGCGTGCCGTTGAGCAGCGCCAGACCTTCCTTGGCGCCCAATGTCACTGGCTCCAGGCCGTGCGAGACGAAAGCGACCTTGGCCGGGAAGCGGCCATGCGGCGTAAAACATTCGCCGACGCCGATCATCACCGCCGTCATGTGTGACAGCGGGGCAAGGTCGCCGGAAGCGCCGACGGAGCCTTGCGCGGGCACGACGGGGATGACGTCGTTGGCAAGCATCGCTTCCAGCAGCTCGATCGTCTCGGGGCGGACGCCGGAGGCACCCTGCGCCAGGCTGGCGAGTTTCAGCGCCATCATCAGGCGAGCGATGGCGACCGGCATCGGCTCGCCGACCCCGGCCGCATGCGACAGCACGATGTTGCGCTGCAAGGTCTCGAGATCCTCGGCCGGGATGCGCACGCTGGCGAGTTTGCCGAAACCGGTGTTGATGCCGTAGACCGGCTCACCCTTGGCAACGATCCTGGCGACAGCCTCGGCGCTTGCCTTGATCTTTGGGCGGCAGGCATCATCCAGCTTCGGCACGGCGCCACGGTAGATGGCGCGCCAGTCAGCCAGTGTCGCATTGCCGGGCTTCAGGGTCAGTTCGGTCATTGTCCTCTCCAGATGCGGGCATGGAGCGGGTTGAAGCCCATGCGGTAAACGAGTTCGGCGGGACGCTCGATGTCCCAGATCGCCAGATCGGCGGATTTTCCGGCTTCCAGTGTGCCGGCCTTGTCGAGAAGGCCGAGGGCTCGCGCGGCCTCGCGGGTGACGCCGGCGAGGCATTCATCGACGGTCAAGCCAAAGAGCGTCGCGGCCATATTCATGGTGAGCAACAGCGAGGTGAGCGGCGAAGTGCCGGGATTGCTGTCCGTCGCCACCGCCATCTTGACGCCATGACGGCGGAACAGGTCGACAGGCGGCTTCTTGGTTTCGCGGATGAAGTAATACGCGCCGGGCAGGATGGTCGCCACCGTCCCGGCCTTCGCCATCGCGGCAGCGCCCGCCTCGTCCGTATATTCGAGATGGTCGGCGGACAGCGCGCCATAGCTGGCAGCAAGCGCTGCCCCGTGCAGGTTGGACAGTTGGTCGGCGTGAAGCTTGACCGGCAGGCCCAAGGCCTTGGCGGCATCGAAAACGCGCGCCATCTGCTCAGGGGAGAAGGCTATGCCTTCGCAAAAACCGTCGACCGCATCGGCCAGTCCGTCGGCGGCAACCGCTGGAACGATCTGCTTGGCGACCAAATCGATAAAAGCGTCCTTGTCACCCTTGGCTTCGGGCGGCAGTGCGTGTGCGGCGAGGCACGTCGTGCGGACGGTGACGGGGCGCTCATTCGCAAGCCGGCGGGCGGCGCGCAGAGACTTCTTCTCATTGTCGAGATCGAGGCCGTAGCCCGATTTGACTTCGACAGTCGTGACGCCTTCCGCCATCAGCGCATCGAGGCGCGGCAGCGTCTGGGCAACGAGCTCATCCTCGCTTGCCGCGCGCAGCGACTTGACCGATGAAACAATACCGCCGCCGGCGCGGGCCACTTCTTCATAGGTGGCGCCGGCCAGCCGCATCTCGAATTCGTTGGCGCGGTTGCCGGCATAGACAAGATGGGTGTGGCAGTCGATCAGGCCGGGCATGATCCAGCGGCCCTCGCAATCGATGGTCTCGGCGCCCTGCCCAAGCGAAGCCGGCATCTCAGCTTCGGCGCCGGCATAGACGATAAGCCCGTCGCGGGCAGCAATTGCGCCCTTCTCGACGACGCCGAGGCCAGCCGTGCCGCCAGCCATGGTCGCCAGCCGCGCATTGCGCCACAGACGAAAGCCGCTCTTCCCGTTTGCTCCAACCATCATCTTTTCCATTTGAAAGGATGGCGATTATGTATATACATATTGAAACGCGACGCAAGTGGTATCGTCGCCTTGGCATGCAGATTTGGAGGCGGAAGTGACGGCGATCTTTGCGGAACAGGCGCTGCTGCCCGAGGGCTGGCAAGGCAATGTCAGGATTGCGCTGGATGGAGGGCGCATCGCCACCGTCGAAGCAGGCGCAGCTCCGCAGGCCGGCGACGAGCGCCACGCCATTCTCGTGCCGGGCATGCCCAATCTGCACAGCCACGCCTTCCAGCGCGGCATGGCCGGGCTTGCCGAGCTTCGCGGCCCCTCCGCCGACAGTTTCTGGAGCTGGCGTGAGGTGATGTACCGCTTCGCGCTGTCGATGACGCCCGATCAAGTCGAGGCGGTTGCCGCGCAGCTCTATGTCGAGATGCTGGAGGCTGGTTTTTCGCGCGTTGGCGAATTTCACTATTTGCACCACGACCGCGACGGAAAGCCCTATGCCAATCTCGCCGAGATGGCCGAGCGTATCGCCGCCGCCGCGGGCGAAACGGGTATCGGCCTGACGCTGCTGCCGGTGTTTTATGCGCACTCCTCCTTCGGCGGCGCCGCGCCGAACGAAGGACAAAGGCGATTCATCAACGATGTGAATCGGTTCTCCCGGCTTGTTGAGAAGAGCCGCGAATTGGTTCGTGCCTTGAATCAAGCTGTCGTCGGCGTCGCGCCGCACAGTTTGCGTGCGGCGACACCGG from Mesorhizobium sp. NZP2077 encodes the following:
- a CDS encoding glucoamylase family protein, whose protein sequence is MNIQTNPAQIEKTSANFPAITEEPIRSTFLPDERLRLLGESLAKGDLADLFGLTPFDFQARIRDSAKKILEVYRSTNAAQAKGETITPAAQWLLDNNYLVEETIFQVKRDLPRRFYRQLPTLKLPDGGIVPRALALAWTYVAHSDSSVSATMFKSIVQGFQSVEPLKIGELWALPSLLRFVLIENLRRLAVRVNRTRQMRQIANDVADKVLATDDSADRQAILANFRAHAQDTTFATQLLYRLRDGSQNAGKALEWLEGELEKTGSDAEEIIISEHHTLSSGNVTTGNIIRGLRLINDVDWTVWFEGVSRIDTVLRERTDFAALDFFSRDQYRTAIEELARRSNLSEYRVAEKAIELAGQAASERAASEHAPAGDGDASVPAPSAHTDVGFFLVGPRRLELEKAIGYRQTISQIAKRTFAKTGWLGIVLPVFVLTALLLVLTGNALANLGLSVTSIVLMLALFAVPASEGALAFFNTVVSLFLKPTRLIGYDYRHGVPPEARTLVVVPSLIGSRDDVEENIRNIEVHYLANLVDEIHFALLSDWPDSKIEIDAADTEILEYARAEIARLNARYPSEAAPRFYILHRRRLFNAAQGAWMGWERKRGKLHELDLLLRGDSDTTFLPLEVPLPEKVVHVMTLDADTRTTRDAVATLVGKLCHPLNRPHFDAAKRVVTAGYTILQPRITASLTSGDEASFFQRVFSANRGLDPYVFAVSDLYQDVFSDGSFTGKGLYHVDAFEAALQGRIEENTVLSHDLLEGALARAALVTDVELVEDYPTRYSVDASRHHRWARGDWQLLGFILDPRSGVPALSRWKMVDNLRRSLTPIFWVMAAIAGWTLLPFTQAAQWQALLILSLFMAPTFDVVNAILPKSGDQTPRGHFSALARDVAFGTAMVALKIVLMAHNAWMMGDAIVRTLYRLFVSRQNLLEWRTASQAHKAGDNDVGSYYGMMYGAVIIGFVGLAIPVLADSTGAFVAFFFALFWIGSPAIASWISRSAETEDRLRISQADIHTLRTVARRTWHYFESFVTAEHHNLPPDNYQESPAPVVAPRTSPTNVGVYLLSVVSARDFGWISLSDAITRIDATMTTIESMPRHRGHLFNWYDTTTLKPLYPLYISAVDSGNLAGHLVAVAAACAEWAEAPSVHLQGDFEGILDTVTILSESLDELPDDRRQLRPLRQRLVDRLDGMRRAVETIKAQPEMASIRTINLAVLAGEIRKLATAIHTEAASAPSDVIVDWAARLEATCEAHVHDAHSDDNAVEALRAKLLTLRERTRRFAFEMEFSFLLRPERKLLSIGYRVEEHQLDESCYDLLASEARLTSLFAIAKGDLPTEHWFRLGRPIVEIGFQGALMSWSGSMFEYLMPPLVMKEPQGSILNQTSKLIIKRQIQYGRQKNVPWGISEAAYNARDRELTYQYTNFGVPGLGLKRGLGQNTVIAPYATILAAQFNPREAVQNLARLRDIGALGPHGYYDAVDFTPQRVPEGTNHAVVLNYYAHHSGMSIAAVADAIFEGRLRDRFHSDPVIESAELLLQERAPRDIPTATVRTEADERAKDETETESPDTRIVLDPLRALRSTNVMSNGRYSVMVTATGSGYSRWGDLSVTRWQPDPVEDRLGSYIFLRDVSSGDWWSATAEPKRAAEEKVQTLFSDDKASFVKSVGTLRSEVECIVVSEGNGEGRRITLYNESTSDRHIEVTSFAELVLGSEASDNAHPAFSKMFVETEIAANNGAIFATRRKRETSEPDITLAHFVTDPSGPARDAEAETDRRAFIGRGRSIVDAAAFDPGARLRGHSGFTLDPIASLRRQVRVPANKKISLTFWTVVGSNRTELEEAINRLDHQESFARQAMLAWTRSQVQTRHMGLSLTDAANVQKLARYLIYPDAFLRLPAESLASGLGKQSSLWPTSISGDFPIFLVRIGDVADLEIVAQALRFQEYMRTRGMMIDFVVVNEQASSYVQDLQRAVETLCENSRLRGKELGPRQHIFAVRRDLMEETTYKTLLAAARVVLHTRNGTIFDQIERAEAAALQARDALLPTGSPALRDISAPVAHAFASQAVANVSADGTGLSQWNGFGGFDGDGRHYVVRLAGRRTTPHPWINVVSNASFGFHTSAEGAAFTWSRNSRDYQLTPWSNDPVSNRPGEGIYIYDQASGRAFSPIAAVVRDPSMTYEAWHGQGFSTFRAKRGPLSMDLTHVVDPIDPVKISRLRIQNSGSVPARLRIYAYAEWVLGGHRSRTAATIVPSRDGATGALLAQNPYGLDFSERVAFLAADAAVHSVTTDRSEFLGRHGSSELPQAVLSGAALSGRVEAGDDPCAAIARDVEIPAGGDVTLLWLLGDADSSAQASALVQTHRGKDFDQRLADNEREWRAFLDTIQVETPDKALDAMVNHWLPYQSLACRIRARSAFYQASGAFGFRDQLQDTLALLAHDPTLARDQILNAARRQFPEGDVQHWWLPRTGAGVRTMISDDVVWLAHATARYLQVTGDAGILKEQLPFIDGQVLGEGEHDAFFTPEISKKTVSLYDHCARALDLAIKRSSPAGLPLILGGDWNDGMNRVGEHGKGESVWLGWFLLRTLGDFAPVAKSEGDSKRAQAWAKHAEALKRALESTAWDGEWYRRGSFDDGTPLGSRTSEECRIDSIAQSWSVLSGEGDPARSTTAMQQATKLLVDDKLKIVKLFTPPFSKTQKDPGYIKSYPPGVRENGGQYTHAATWFVIALAEMGQTDEAYRCFSMLNPVNHAFDEVSAEHYRVEPYVVAADIYAGDDKGGRGGWTWYTGSAGWLYRAAVEGILGIERRGKQITFRPKLPSHWDGYHATLKMLGAEIKVHVVRDKKTKTISLEVDGSKTKSASFEPKAGTQTEIVVKIPA
- a CDS encoding HutD family protein; amino-acid sequence: MRILRAADYRVMPWKNGGGTTTEIAVSPDGAGLDDFDWRVSMARVEGSGPFSSFAGIDRTLSVLEGEGIVLDVAGQPAARLTPASAPFFFAADLPTSAALIGGVITDLNVMTRRGRTLHSVERLAISRPVEIATEAGSTLILCHKGEAVFPDAGSIRLEPLDTLLIGRDAPILRVEPVRDTTLFVIRITIAV